A single genomic interval of Gossypium raimondii isolate GPD5lz chromosome 11, ASM2569854v1, whole genome shotgun sequence harbors:
- the LOC105801062 gene encoding uncharacterized protein LOC105801062, with the protein MEEEKMNLRLDLDVQKLETEKSRKEKNKAEEELGSPKTDYKKLRLSMRIAGLGKTSEQWRVEIREEKDKAYRWEQKFQEMQRRNEALEKSLSESQKEKGKLEDRVTELERSLHQYRNQNSAIELKASFSKIEEMKQRIEELETALQNCEIRIKHLEANENRNKEQLYYFQNQVRSRYHIMEEAVVQIREVADHVQTLAVQADMLSVKYELESDRGQELAVLLRNIRMLSNRAKLYL; encoded by the coding sequence atggaggaagaaaagatgaacttGAGGTTAGACTTAGATGTTCAGAAGCTCGAAACTGAGAAATcaaggaaagagaaaaataaggcTGAGGAGGAGCTGGGTAGTCCgaagacggattataaaaagttgcgtCTGTCGATGAGAATTGCTGGGCTAGGAAAAACTTCAGAACAGTGGCGAGTagaaattcgagaagaaaaagacaaagCCTATAGATGGGAACAGAAATTCCAAGAGATGCAGAGGCGAaacgaggctttagaaaagagtttatcagaaagccaaaaggaaaagggcAAGTTAGAGGATAGGGTGACTGagttggaaagatctcttcaTCAGTATCGAAATCAAAATTCCGCAATTGAGTTAAAAGCAAGCTTTAGCAAGATTGAGGAAATGAAACAAAGAATCGAAGAGCTAGAAACGGCGTTGCAAAATTGTGAAATCCGGATCAAGCACttggaagcaaatgaaaatcGTAATAAGGAACAACTATACTACTTTCAGAACCAAGTTAGGAGCAGATATCATATTATggaggaagctgtggtccagattcgagaagtagctgatcacgTACAAACTTTGGCAGTACAAGCAGACATGCTGAGTGTGAAATATGAATTAGAATCAGATCGGGGGCAAGAGTTAGCTGTGTTACTTAGGAATATTAGAATGTTGAGCAATAGGGCAAagctttatttgtaa